A window of Malania oleifera isolate guangnan ecotype guangnan chromosome 5, ASM2987363v1, whole genome shotgun sequence contains these coding sequences:
- the LOC131154989 gene encoding cyclin-D4-1-like isoform X1 codes for MSLPPSPSQIQSQSQSQSPEHSATSSLYCPEDAGDVASSDVDAAIWISPPPPDYSLSDLLLSEPHHMPLPDYLRRCRDRSVDLTARQDSINWILKVHAFYRFRPVTAMLSVNYLDRFLSSNALPQGNGWPFQLLSVACLSLAAKMEEPQVPLLIALQAFEPRFVFEPKTVQRMELFVMSNLKWRLRSVTPFDYLDYFISRLPSSSSVPSQQFFGRVLSVSSDLILRTTRAIDFLGFPPSAIAAAAVLSAAGESVDLSAANDRLLPASYCELVNKEMVRSCHQLMEEYLVDTCPAARHKERTAEPPAPPSPVGVLDAAACGSCDTRSGNPGSGQAEPPNKRPRPSLPDVHRE; via the exons ATGTCTCTGCCTCCGTCTCCATCTCAGATTCAGTCTCAGTCTCAGTCTCAGTCGCCAGAGCACTCAGCGACATCTAGCTTGTACTGCCCAGAAGACGCCGGCGACGTCGCCTCCTCTGATGTCGACGCCGCCATCTGGATCTCTCCTCCACCGCCCGATTACTCTCTCTCCGACCTCCTCCTCTCAGAGCCCCACCACATGCCCCTCCCGGACTACCTCCGCCGTTGCCGCGACCGCTCCGTCGATCTTACCGCCCGCCAGGACTCCATCAACTGGATCCTCAAG GTGCACGCATTTTACCGGTTCAGACCGGTGACGGCGATGCTATCGGTGAACTACCTGGACCGTTTTCTCTCGTCCAATGCACTTCCG CAAGGAAACGGGTGGCCCTTTCAGCTGCTCTCGGTGGCGTGCCTCTCACTTGCGGCCAAAATGGAAGAACCGCAAGTGCCGCTCTTAATCGCCCTCCAGGCATTCGAACCCCGGTTTGTGTTCGAACCAAAAACGGTTCAGAGAATGGAGCTCTTCGTCATGTCCAATCTCAAATGGAGGCTCCGCTCCGTAACCCCTTTCGATTATCTCGACTATTTCATCTCCAGGCTCCCCTCGTCGTCTTCCGTCCCCAGTCAGCAATTTTTTGGTCGCGTGCTATCAGTTTCGTCGGATCTCATTCTCCGCACTACCCGGG cGATAGATTTCTTGGGGTTTCCGCCGTCGGCCATTGCAGCGGCTGCAGTGCTCTCTGCCGCCGGCGAAAGCGTCGATCTTTCGGCTGCGAATGACCGGCTACTACCGGCGTCGTACTGTGAGCTAGTGAACAAA GAGATGGTGAGAAGCTGTCACCAACTAATGGAGGAGTACCTGGTGGACACGTGTCCGGCAGCTCGCCATAAAGAGCGGACAGCTGAGCCGCCGGCGCCGCCCAGTCCCGTCGGCGTACTGGACGCGGCCGCCTGTGGGAGTTGCGACACTCGGTCCGGGAACCCAGGCTCCGGCCAAGCAGAGCCGCCGAACAAGCGGCCCCGACCCTCTTTGCCAGATGTACATCGCGAGTAG
- the LOC131154989 gene encoding cyclin-D4-1-like isoform X2, which translates to MSLPPSPSQIQSQSQSQSPEHSATSSLYCPEDAGDVASSDVDAAIWISPPPPDYSLSDLLLSEPHHMPLPDYLRRCRDRSVDLTARQDSINWILKVHAFYRFRPVTAMLSVNYLDRFLSSNALPQGNGWPFQLLSVACLSLAAKMEEPQVPLLIALQAFEPRFVFEPKTVQRMELFVMSNLKWRLRSVTPFDYLDYFISRLPSSSSVPSQQFFGRVLSVSSDLILRTTRDFLGFPPSAIAAAAVLSAAGESVDLSAANDRLLPASYCELVNKEMVRSCHQLMEEYLVDTCPAARHKERTAEPPAPPSPVGVLDAAACGSCDTRSGNPGSGQAEPPNKRPRPSLPDVHRE; encoded by the exons ATGTCTCTGCCTCCGTCTCCATCTCAGATTCAGTCTCAGTCTCAGTCTCAGTCGCCAGAGCACTCAGCGACATCTAGCTTGTACTGCCCAGAAGACGCCGGCGACGTCGCCTCCTCTGATGTCGACGCCGCCATCTGGATCTCTCCTCCACCGCCCGATTACTCTCTCTCCGACCTCCTCCTCTCAGAGCCCCACCACATGCCCCTCCCGGACTACCTCCGCCGTTGCCGCGACCGCTCCGTCGATCTTACCGCCCGCCAGGACTCCATCAACTGGATCCTCAAG GTGCACGCATTTTACCGGTTCAGACCGGTGACGGCGATGCTATCGGTGAACTACCTGGACCGTTTTCTCTCGTCCAATGCACTTCCG CAAGGAAACGGGTGGCCCTTTCAGCTGCTCTCGGTGGCGTGCCTCTCACTTGCGGCCAAAATGGAAGAACCGCAAGTGCCGCTCTTAATCGCCCTCCAGGCATTCGAACCCCGGTTTGTGTTCGAACCAAAAACGGTTCAGAGAATGGAGCTCTTCGTCATGTCCAATCTCAAATGGAGGCTCCGCTCCGTAACCCCTTTCGATTATCTCGACTATTTCATCTCCAGGCTCCCCTCGTCGTCTTCCGTCCCCAGTCAGCAATTTTTTGGTCGCGTGCTATCAGTTTCGTCGGATCTCATTCTCCGCACTACCCGGG ATTTCTTGGGGTTTCCGCCGTCGGCCATTGCAGCGGCTGCAGTGCTCTCTGCCGCCGGCGAAAGCGTCGATCTTTCGGCTGCGAATGACCGGCTACTACCGGCGTCGTACTGTGAGCTAGTGAACAAA GAGATGGTGAGAAGCTGTCACCAACTAATGGAGGAGTACCTGGTGGACACGTGTCCGGCAGCTCGCCATAAAGAGCGGACAGCTGAGCCGCCGGCGCCGCCCAGTCCCGTCGGCGTACTGGACGCGGCCGCCTGTGGGAGTTGCGACACTCGGTCCGGGAACCCAGGCTCCGGCCAAGCAGAGCCGCCGAACAAGCGGCCCCGACCCTCTTTGCCAGATGTACATCGCGAGTAG